The sequence below is a genomic window from Tepidisphaeraceae bacterium.
GGGAGACGCTCGAACAGCACCCGCGCACGCAGGGCGCGTGGGTCTGGGAATGGCTGGACCACGGCATCCGCACCACCACGCCCGACGGGCGCGAATACTTCGCCTACGGCGGCGACTTCGGTGAACAGCCGCACGATGGCAACTTCGTCGCCGACGGTCTGCTTTTCCCCGATCGCACGCCTTCACCGGCTTTGAACGAACTGAAGAAGGCGATCGAACCCGTGAAGACCGAGACGATCGACCTGTCGACCGGCACCGTTCGCCTCACGAACCGCTTCGACTTCGCCTCGCTCGACGGCCTGCACCTGTCGTATCAGATCACCGCCGACGGCCAGCGCGTCAGCAGTGGTTCGGTGCCCATGCCCGCCGTCGCCGCCCGCCAGAGCGCCACGATCACGCTGCCGATCCAACCGCCCGCCGCGCTGCAGCCGGGGGCGGTCTACATGCTCAACATCGCCTACACGCTCGCCGACGACGCGCCCTGGGCCAACCGCGGCCACGAGGTGGCGTTCGCGCAGTTTGAGCTGCCGTGGAAAGCGCCCGCCGTGCCGCCGGTGCCGGCGGGGCGGATGCCGAAGGTGAAGGTGACCGAGACCCCGCTGGCGCTAACCGTCACCGGCAACGACTTCGAAATTCGCTTCGACAAGGTCCGCGCCACGCTCTCCGAATGGCGCGTCTCCGGCCTGCCGCTCATCGAGACCGGCCCGCGGCTCCAGTTCTGGCGCGCCACCACCGACAACGACCGCGGCGGCTGGTCGCCCGACGGCTCGACCGCCGTCCAGTGGCGCAAGGCCGGCCTGCACTGGCTGCAGCATCGCGTCGATAACGTCTCGGTAACCAAGCAAGGCGACTCCGCCGTCCACATGCGCTTCGACGTGCGCATCGCGCCGCCCGTGCACAACGGCCGCGGCTTCCAGTGCGACTACACCTACACGATCTCCGGCAACGGCGACGTGCAGCTCGACGTCCACGGCGTCCCCCAGGGCGACATGCCCAAAACGCTCCCGCGCATCGGCCTGGAACTGCACCTGCCCGCATCGCTCGACCGCGTGCAGTACCTCGGCCTCGGCCCCGACGAAACCTACCCCGACACCCGCCTCGCCGGCCGGTTCGGCCACTACCGCACGACGGTGGATGCGATGTACACGCCCTACGTCTTCCCACAGGAACACGGCAACCGCTCCGACTGCCGCTGGCTCTCCCTCACCAACCCCGCCGGCGTCGGCCTGCGCGTCGCCGGCGCCCCGACCATCAACTTCACCGCCAGCCGTTACACGATCGACGACCTCGACCAGGCCCGCCACCCCCACGAACTGACGCGCCAGAACTACGTCCGCCTGAACCTCGATCACCGCCTCAACGGCATCGGCACCGCCAGCTGCGGCCCCGGCGTGCTGCCGCAATACGAACTGCGGCCTGGCGAGTTCCAGTTCAGCGTGACACTGGCGGGCGTGCGGTAGGGCGGGGTGATCAGTCGATCTTCTCGCCGCGCAGCAGGCGCTCGAGCCGCTCGCGCACGTTCTGATCGGCGCCGATGATTGCCGCCACGAGCTTGCCGTGGCGGTAGTAGGCGACGAGCGGGACGCTGCGCACCGGAATCGACCTCGCCAGCTCAACGTTGGCGTCACAGTCGACCTCCGCGAAGTTCGCTTGGTCGCCCAGGGCCGCTTCCGCGTCGACCATCGACTTCCGGACCTGCGGGCGATACGCGATATCCCACTCTGCATCAAAGTGCAGCACAGCTGCCGGCTTTGCCGCAACGAATGCCGGAACCTCTTTGATCGTCAGTAACCGCATGACATGCCAAAGCTATCCGCCCCTCGCCCGTGCTTGCATGATTAATGACATCCCTGCACGCTTACCACTTGGGTGCCACGACCCGGTACTCCAGGGTCCAGAAAAGGGGACATCCAGAATATCCGTGGGCGGTGTTGGGCCGTCAACGGTCGGGCGTGGATATTCTGGATGTCCCCTTTTCCTCACCCTGGATGTCCCCTTTTCCTCACCCGCCTACCGCGTTGCTTGATCCGTCCCATCCACCGCAGACGGTTGGCGGGTCGTCCACCCTAGCTGACTGCCCCACCGTCGCCCGCAATCATGGTGGGGCGGGCCCCGCCCTACGTGGCTCCTAGAAGACTGCACCCGCAGGAAGCCAAGACGAGTTAATGGCTATCCAGCCGTCCGGCCGCTTCTCGAACGAGATGTAATGCTCGCCGCCGGGTTTCTTGAAGACGAGCGTCTTAATCTCGCCCGTGAACTGTCGTCTGAAGTCGAGCGGCGGATTTCCATAGTGACTTGCGAACTCGTCACTCGGTTCGCCGAGTTCGGCGCGCACTACCGCCTCCGTCCTGTTGACATAGACGTTCTCGCTTGGTCCCGCTGGCACGGCGAGGCACCCGGACAGCGTCACCGCGGCCAGGACAATCAAGAGTTGGTATAGGCGGAGGGGCATAACGGACCGACGTTCAAGGACCAGAAAAGGGGACATCCAGAATATCCGTGGGCGGTGTTGGGCCGTCAACGGTCGGGCGTGGATATTCTGGATGTCCCCTTTTCCTCACCCGGGGCGAGTGCGACCCGTGGCACCCGGCACCCGGGCGGATCGCATTGTCCTTGAGGACAATGGCGTTGTCCCTGAGGACGATGGCGTTGGACCCGGGGACGATGGCGTTGGACCCGGGGACGATGGCGTTGGACCCGGGGACAATTGCGTTGGCCCCGGACCAGAAAAGGGGACATCCAGAATATCCGTGGGCGGTGTGGGGCCGTCAACGGTCGGGCGTGGATATTCTGGATGTCCCCTTTTCCTCACCCGCGGTGCCCCCGACATCGCCTGGCCGCGCAGGACTTCATCCCGCCCTACGAGACTGGACTCATCTCGTCTCGGGCGAACGAGGTGAGGCAGCCAGCCATCATCGCACAGTAGAAGCCGGCGGCGAAGTAGCCGCCGAAGTTCACGACTGCATTTAGCATCACACCGGCGTAGGCTACACCAACGACCGCGATGAACAGGGCGACGGCGCGGGGAAGTACTCTCTTTCGCGCTGTGGCGGAGGTGCTTGGGGCGGGTCTCAACAGGAGAGGTGCGACCGTGGAGAGACCCAGGACCAACCCGGTAGCGAGGCTGGCGACCGGGTATCGGTTCGTCCCGAAGCGCTGAAACGTATAATCGACGACGTTCAGAAGCACCACGGGTAGAAGGAGACGATACAGCGCCTTAGTTCTCAGGTTTGCCCGTTCCTCGTTCCGCATTGTACCTGCTTGCCGGGTGCCACGGGCGCTGCGCCGCCCGTGCGGGGCAGTCTATCCGAAGGCACGGGGCGAGTGCGACCCGTGGCACCCGGCACCCGGGCGGATCGCATTGTCCTTGAGGACGATGGCGTTGGACCCGGGGACAATCGCGTTGTACCCGAGGACAATCGCGTTGTCCCCGGGGACAATGGCGTTGGACCCGGGGACAATTGCGTTGGACCCGGGGACGATGGCGTTGGACCCGGGGACAATGGCGTTGTCCCTGAGGACAATTCCATTGTCCCCGGGGAAGATTCCGTCGGACTCGGGGGTGGGGCGGGGTTGGCGGGCGTGAGGGGGGATGTTCGGTAGTGGGTCCGTTTGAAGTGGCACGGGTTTCCAACCCGTGTTCTGGAGCGAAGACACGGGTTGAAAACCCGTGCCACGTGGGAAGGTGTGGAAACTGACCCACTACCAGATGTTCTCGGACGGGGGAGGGACCGGGGTGGGGTTGGATGGGCTGGCGCGGATTTTCTGGGGGAATCGCATTAAGTCGACCTTGTGGCGGCTCGATACTAAAGGCGTGTGACGAACCAACGGCGGCGCGGGTGGTCGCGTGACCATCGGACGCGCCAATCGGCCGCGGGCCATCCGTCACCGCTTACAAGATCGGAGCGACGTGATGAAGCTCGTGCCAAAGAAGAAGGAAGCGCGGATCGGGTTCTACCAGGCGCACATCGCGACCTGGGCGGCGAACGCGGTGGCGATGGGGGCGTCGGCGGCGGACGTGACGGCGGTGCAGACGGCGCTGACGACGGCGGTCGGGACGCTCGAGGCGCAGCGCGTGGCGCAGACCGCGGCCAAGTCGGCGGTGCAGGCGTGCGACCAGGCGGTCGCGCGGCTGAACGCGCTGGGCATGGTCGTCATCGAACAGGTGCGCACCAAGGCCCGCACGGCCGGCGACGGCGTCTACACGCTGGCCGACCTGCCGGTGCCGGCGACGCCGGCGGCCAAGGGCGCGCCCGGCAAGTCGACCGACTTCACGGCGACGCTGAACGACATCGGCGGGCTCGAGCTGAAGTGGAAGTGCCCCAACCCCGCGGGCACGAGCGGCACGATCTACCAGATCTTCCGGCTGATCGGCGAATCGGTGGAACCGATCTACATCGGCGGCGCGGGCAGCAAGACGTTCGTCGACAGCACGCTGCCGGCCGGCGTGCAGAAGGTGACGTACCAGATCCAGGCGGTGCGCTCGACGGCGGTCGGCCCGTGGGCGGCGTTCACCGTGAAGTTCGGCGCGGCCGTCAACGGCGTGGCGAGCACGCAGGTGATCGAAACGCAGGCGACGCCGAAGATGGCGGCTTAACCTGAAGTCTGAAGGATGAAGTGAAAATGAGAGACGCGGCGCGGCCTGTGTGGCGCGCCGCGTTTTCGTTGGCGCGCCAAGAACGCCAAGGGCGCCAAGAGCGCCAAGGTAAGAAAAGCAAAGACGGGTGGCCCTCCTTCCTTCCCCCCTTGGCGTGCTTGGCGGCCTTGGTGATCTTGGCGCGAGAAGGGTCGGCGGACAACCGGATCCGTTTCACTTCCGCATGCCGCATTCCGCATTCCGCCCCGCATATCAAGGGAAACCCTCAGGGCATGCGGGGTGGCTCGACTTCGGGGGATAGACGCCGTAAATTTGAGGGGCGCGATGGGCTGCTGGTCCCGTAGGTGGGCGGGTGGGCTGTCGCGGTATTTTCAGTGGAACAATCCGGGCGCAGGACAGGCGTAATCGACGTCGTCTGCCGCCTTAACACCCGTTGCGAGCGTAAACCGATGTCCAGTGAAGCCAAGTGTCCGTTCAATCATGCCGCCCCGAATCCCGCAGGCACCACCAATCGCGAGTGGTGGCCGAAGGCGTTGCGGGTGGAGATTCTGCATCAGCATTCGAACAAGTCGGACCCGATGGATGCGGGCTTCGATTATGCGAAGGAGTTTAACAGCCTGGATCTGTCGGCCGTGAAGGCGGATTTGACGAAGTTGATGACGGAGTCGCAGGACTGGTGGCCGGCGGACTTCGGGCATTACGGTGGGCTGTTCATCCGCATGGCGTGGCACAGCGCCGGCACGTACCGCACGACCGATGGGCGTGGGGGTGGCGGGCGCGGGCAGCAGCGCTTTGCGCCGCTGAACAGCTGGCCGGACAACGTGAACCTCGACAAGGCGCGGCGGTTGCTGTGGCCGATCAAGCAGAAGTACGGCAGGAAGATCAGCTGGGCGGATCTGATGATCCTGACCGGCAACGTGGCGCTGGAGTCGATGGGCTTCAAGACCTTCGGCTTCGCCGGCGGGCGGGCGGATACGTGGGAGCCGGATCAGGATGTCTACTGGGGCTCGGAGACCAAGTGGCTGGGCGCGGACGTGCGCTACGCCAATGGCTCGCCCGGCGTGGACAAGCCGGGCGGCGTGGTGCAGTCGGACGATAGCCCGCAGGCGCCGATGCACAGCAGGGTGCTGGAGAAGCCGCTGGGCGCGGCCCACATGGGGCTGATCTACGTGAACCCTGAAGGCCCCGACGGCACGCCCGACCCGGCGAAGAGCGCCCATGACATTCGCGAGACGTTCGGCAGGATGGCGATGAACGACGAGGAGACGGTCGCGCTGATCGCCGGCGGGCACACGTTCGGCAAGACGCACGGCGCGGCGCCGACGACGCATCTCGATAACGAGGTGGAAGCGGCAGGGCTGGAATCGCAGGCCTTCGGCTGGCGCAACAGCCACGGCAGCGGCCGCGGCGCCCACACGATCACCAGCGGTCTGGAGGTGACGTGGACGAAGAACCCCACGCAGTGGTCGAACAACTACTTCGAGAATCTGTTCGGCTTCGAGTGGGAACTGACCAAGAGCCCGGCCGGCGCGCACCAGTGGGTGGCCAAGACGACGGAGGAGATCATCCCCGACGCCTTCGACCCGGCCAAGAAGCACAAGCCGACGATGCTGACGACGGATCTGGCGCTGCGCGTCGACCCGGCATACGAGAAGATCTCGCGGCGGTTCCTCGAGAACCCCGACCAGTTCGCCGATGCCTTCGCCCGCGCGTGGTTCAAGCTGACGCACCGCGACATGGGGCCGAAGGCGCGCTATCTCGGGCCGGAGGTGCCGCAGGAAGATCTGATCTGGCAGGACCCGCTGCCGGCGGTTGATCACCAGCCCATCGACGACATCGACGCGGCGGCGCTGAAGAAGCAGATATTGGCCAGCGGGCTGACGATCCCGCAGCTCGTCTCGACCGCATGGGCCAGCGCCAGCACGTTCCGCGGATCGGACATGCGCGGCGGCGCGAACGGCGCACGCATCCGCCTGTCGCCGCAGAAGGACTGGGCCGTCAATCAACCGGCGCAACTGGCGAAGGTGCTGAAGACGCTCGAAGGCGTGCAGAAGTGGTTCAACGGTAGCGCGACGGGCGGCAAGCGCGTCTCGCTGGCCGACCTGATCGTGCTCGGCGGAAACGCCGCCGTGGAACAGGCGGCGAAGGATGCGGGGCCGGACGTGACGGTCCCCTTCACGCCCGGCCGCACGGATGCCACGCAGGATCAGACGGAAGTGAAGTCGTTCGACGATCTCGAACCCGCCGCCGACGGCTTCCGCAACTACCTCAGCAAGAAGGCGACCTTGCCGGCCGAGCATCTGCTGATCGATCGCGCTCAACTGCTGACGCTGACCGCGCCTGAACTAACGGCCTTGGTCGGTGGCCTGCGCGTGCTGAACGCCAACGAAGGCCAAAGCCAGCACGGCGTCTTCACGAAGACCCCCGGCCGGCTGACGAACGACTTCTTCGTCAACCTGCTGGACATGGGCACCGACTGGAAGCCCACGACCGCCGACAGCGCCCTGTTCGAGGGCCGCGACCGCGAGACCGGCGCCATCAAGTGGACCGCCACCCGCGTCGACCTCGCCTTCGGCGCCGACAGCCGCCTGCGGGCCTTGGCCGAGGTTTACGCCAGCGCCGACAGCGGCAAAAAGTTCACCGCCGACTTCGTGTCCGCCTGGACCAAGGTGATGAACCTGGACCGGTTTGACGTGAAGCAATAACGCACTGCAATCCGGCCGAACGAGCCGGACGCGTAAGCGACGGACTGACAAACAACGACGCCGGGCCCCGCAGTTTATGCGATGCCCGGCGTTGTCGTTTATGCAACCGGCCGCGCGTCGTTCCCGTTGCCGCTTCCTTCGCTCGAGCGACAGTGAAACGGCCAGCAGTCGTCCCCTCGATCTCCCGCCCCGCTCGACAATTCCCCTCGGCCATTCGACAATCGCCGGCATGTCATCCGTCCTGTCGCGCGCCGCGGAGATTGATCGCATCGTCGAGCGGTATGGCGACGACTGGCCGGGCATTATGGCGATGGTCGAGCGGCACTTCGCGGTGCTGCATAACCGCGCGCAGGTGCTGCTGACGCTCTGCGGCATCGTGATCAGCACGACCGGGTTTTCCGGCCGGCTGATCGCGGGCACCAACGTGCTGGCGCAGGCGCTGGTGATCGGCGGGATCGCGCTGGTGCTGCTGTCGACGGCCGTCGTCGCCCACTCGGTGCTGCACCTGCGTTGGCTGACCATGCACGCTGGCGACGATACGCGCGCCTGGCTCGAATCGTCCCTGGCCTACCGCGACTACAAGACCGGCAGCTACCGCGTGGCGCTGATCATCATGGTCGCCGGGCTCTGCCTTTACTGCGGTGCGATCGCGATCATGCTGCTGTATCCGCATGAGGGCGTGCTGCCGGCGCGGTGATGTTGCCGCCGCTCGATCCCTCCGCAGCATCGCGACACTTCAGCACATAGGGTGGGTTTGATCCCACTGCGATCCCCGCTGCCGCGATGTTGAGTTAGCCGGATGAATTCCACCCTGTGAACTGCCCGACAATGCACCGATGTCGAGCGGCGGATCGTCGTGAAACGGCATGACTTTTTCGCGATCACGCAGGCCAGCTCGTTTTTTCGGTGCTATGTTTGAACGACCAAGATTGGTGATCGACCGAGTCGGCTCGGTAGGACGCCAACTCGGTGGCGAACGTGGTCCGTAGGACGCGTCATCCGCATTTCTGTTCATGAGTTCGCGTCGCCGCGATCTTCCTCAATTCTGAGCGTGGCGGCAGCAATCCAATTTGTGCCCCGGCCCCAACGGCCGCGGGATTAGGGAGGTCTACATGTCGCATCGTCGCAAGAGCGGTTTCACGCTCGTCGAACTCCTCGTGGTCATCGGGATCATCGCGTTGTTGATTTCGGTTTTATTGCCGAGCCTGAACAAGGCGAGGCAACAGGCGAATCTCGTCTACTGTCAGTCCAATCTGCGGCAGATCGGGCAGGCGATCATGATCTACGGCACATTGAGTAAAGGTCGCGCCCCTTGGGGTCGCGTACAACACGTTCCGCCTGCTAGCGGGGTTGGCAACTGGGTGGCTTCGGGCAGGGATTACTCCTGGGTCGACACGTTGTCCATCGCTTCGCTCGGCGTGAAACCGAACCCTGCTGCGGATCAGAACGTGCAAGTGGCGGCAAAGGTGTTCTCCGATGTCGACACAACGGATTTCAGTCCGAATATTTACGGAACTCCCGCTTATGGTAACCACTACACGGGCAGCCCGCGCTTCTTCGGACAGACCGCCGCACGGAATCCGTTGACGTCCCGCGATTTCATCAAGCCGCACAGCTTAACGGTCAAGGAAAGTTCCAGCGTCGCAATCGCGTGGGATGGCGCCCAATTGCTTCATCCGGAATGGGCCACAGGTTCGGCCGAGGTGTTGTCGAACGCGCTTGATGGTTGGCGGATTACGTACGATCACGGCTATCTGTACCCCAAGCCCATCGACACCTACTTTCCGGTCAATACTTATGGTCGTCGCATCGGCATTGCCCAAGATGGTCTCTACAGCGACAGCGCATTGAAGACCAACAATAGAGATGTGAACAATTTCTGGAGTTTCCGCATCGCGATGCGCTTCCGGCATATGACCAACACGACCGCAAACTTGCTCTTCGCCGACGGGCACGTAGAGGCACGCAAATTGGGCCAGGTAACAGTACGAGACATCAGCATGAACCCGTAGGACATCCGGCGGAGACCATCAGCTGAGAACGCGTGAGACTAATTTGTGAAAGTTTCACGCGTTCTTTGTTCGGCAACAGGGCCGGGCGAGTCGGTCGACTTTGGTAGTGAAGTAGTAACCGTCTCACTGCGATTCCTTCCTTCATCGCTTCCCCACTTCCATCGCATGGTGATAGACTGCGCGTCGGAAGGAGGCCCGATGCCCGACGCTGCCGTGCCATCCGCCGACGACGCGTTGCGGCGTGCGTTGTCGCTTCTGTCGACCGAAATGTTCGACGGCCCGCCAAGGCAGCACGCTTACATGCTCAACCCGGGCGACCGGGGGCTGCTGCGGCAGCTGGAGTCGCTCGACGCCGCCACCGCGTCGGCCCGGCCGATCGGCCAGACGACGGTCGCCGCCCACGTCGATCACGTGCGCTACGGGCTGGACCTGCTCAACCGCGCCGCGGCCGGCGAGGCCAACCCATGGCAGTCCGCCGACTGGACCGCCAGCTGGCGCCGCACCGAGCTCACGGATGCCGCCTGGCGCGACCTCCTGACCCGTCTCCGCGCCACCGCCACCCTGTGGCAGGCGAACGTAAGAAGGTGGTCCGACTGGAGCGACGTCGCCGCGCCCGGCGTGCTGTCGAGCCTCGCCCACACGATGTACCACCTCGGCGCCATCCGCCAGATCCTCGCCGCCCAGGGCAAGCATTCCGATCGGGCGGGATGAGCGGGGCAGGCGAATCGCGACATTCCCGGAACCTCGCATGGGGTAGTACATCACTTTGCTCGAACGGTTTTCTATTGCTTGCGGGCGTCGCGCGTATTAGAATTTACAGCCTCAGAAACTAGGGGAATCGGCACGACGAGGTTTCAGGATCGCGTTCGCGCCGACAAGTCGGAGCGGAGAGGAACTGGCAAATGATTACTGTAGGACGCACGGGGACGTTGCGCGGTCAGGCTGCGCTGGCGATGGCTGTTGGCATGGTTGTGGTCGCGGGGCTTGCGGGCTCGGCGGTGGCGCAGGAGCGCGTCCGGCTGGATGCCGTAAATGACGCGGCGGTGGGCAGCGGGCCGAATATCCTTGCGACCTTCAACGAGCAGGCGGCCGATTCGATCAACGCCGACCAGGTTTGGACGGGTGGGGGGCTTGGGCTTAACCTGAACGGCGCCGGCGTGACGGTCGGCATGTGGGATGGTGGCTCGGTGCGCGCCAGCCATGAAGATTTCCGCACGATCCAATCGAACGCGGGCTCGACGCGCGTGACGAACTATGATCCTGCCGCCATCGATGGACACGCGACCCACGTCGCCGGCACGATCGGGGCGCACGGGTATTACATCGCTGGTGGCGTCGATACGCGCGGGATGGCCAACGCGGTCGCCATTCGCAGCCGCGATTTCAACAACGACCTTAACGAGATGCTCGCCGATGCCCAAAACGTTGGGCTAAGGCTGTCGAATCACTCCTACGGGTTCGTGCAGGGGTGGGACAGCACGCGGGACTTCGGTGGCTCGATTGGCACCCAGTACATCTGGTACGGGAACCGTACTGCCAGCGGTGTCGAGGACGCCAGCTTCGGCACGTATGGAGCGAAGAGTCAGGGCATCGACTACATCCTATACGAGAACCCGCGCCTGCTGAGCGTGTGGGCTGCGGGCAACGATCGCAACGACGAGGCGCCCAGCGGCATCACCAGCTACGTGGCCTACTTCCCGTCGGCCCCTTCGGCCGGTTACCTGGCTCAGGCAAGTGGCACATTGGGCGGGGCTGGTTATTACCACGTGTCGACCAGTCAGTACGCAGCGCCGGGCCGCGATGGCAACGGGGGCACCGGTTACGACTCGCTGTCCAGCGGTGGGCAGGTCGCCAAGAACACGCTGGTGGTTGGGTCGATCATCGACTACACGATCGACCCGCAAGACGGTACCGCAGTTGCGCTGAACGCGTTCTCCAGCTTCGGCCCGACCGATGATGGCCGTCTTGCCCCACACGTGGTCGCCAACGGCGATGGTGTGATCTCGACCTCCAACGAATCCGACGTCGCCTATGCGATTTCGTCGGGCACGTCGATGGCGGCCCCGGGCGTCACCGGGGCGGCAGCGCTGTTGTTGCAGCATCAGCGCAACCTGCGACCGGCGGGCGCGCTCGACCCGCTCAGTTCGACGCAGAAGGCGCTGCTCGTCCACACCGCCACAGACGTGGTCGGTGGCGGCGCGCAGGTCGGGCCCGACTATGCCAGCGGGTACGGGCTGGTCAACACCGCCCGTGCGGCCTCCTTCCTGACCGAGGCGATGAGCAAACCGGAGTTGACCCGCGACGACCATCTCGTCGAGTCGACGCTGTCGCAGAGCGAGGTCTTCTCGATTACCGGCCTCCAGCTGACCGGTTCGGAGTTCCGCGCCACGCTCGCTTGGACCGACCTGGAAGCCCAGTTCACGCAGTCGGGCCTCGATGACGCGAGCCGTGTGTTGGTGAACGATCTGGACCTTTGGGTGACCGACGCGGACGGCAACACCTACTACCCGTGGACGCTCAACGGCGCCAGTCCGTCGGCCGCGGCGGTGCAGACCGGGCGCAACAGCCTCGACAACCTCGAGCAGGTCTGGTTCGACGCGTCGCTGTTGACGGGGTCGATCTTCTCGCTGCACGTTGGGCACACGGGCAACCTGTTCTTCGCCCCGGGCTCGGGCATCTTCGGCACGCAGGACTTCTCACTGCTGTTCAGCGGTGTGACGGCCGTGCCGGAGCCGTCGTCGCTCGTGCTGGTCGGCCTTGGCGTTGCGACCCTGCTCCGCCGGCGCCGGCAGGGGTAGGGCATAGGGCATAGGGCATAGGGTGTAGGTGGTTTGTGGTGAGGTCGATGGGGACCGAGAGTGAACGAACGGATATCGGCCTACCACCCCTGTTGCTACTTTCATATCTGATCGTTCCCCGGGCAAGCCCGGGGCTAAATGAGTGTCAGGCGACCTGACCATGTTCGTCTCGCGTTGAAGTTCGTTCCCGGGCGGCCCGATCGCTCTCGGATGCGCGAATTGACCTGTTCAGGTGAGCCGATATAGTGTTCCAACCACTGTCGAACTCCCTTCTTACGCGCGCAGGCGGACGAACACGATATGACCCAGCCAACGGCATCCGCGTCGCAGAGCGGCCCCTCGGGGACCGGGGCTGGGCCCAAGGCCGGCACGCGCGACACGTTTGGGGGCGAGGAACTGGCGTGCGTGATGTCGCACTTCGATCTCGGGATCATCGAATCGATCGTTGAGTTTCCACGCGGGTCGCGCAAGGCGCCGAAGCTGCTGATCGTGGCCGAGCACGGGAAGTTCTTGCTGAAACGGCGGGCGCGGGGGAAGGATGACCCGTTCAAGGTGGCGTTCTGTCACGCGCTGCAGCTTTACTTAGCAAGCAAGCAGTTCCCGCTGCCGCATTTGCTGGGGACGAAGAACGACAACAACTCGATGCTGCAGTGGCGCAACGCGGTGTACGAGATGTTCGAGTACATCCCGGGGCAGGGGTATCCGCAGACGCTGGAGAGCACGTTCGATAGCGGAAAGATCCTGGGGTTGTATCACAAGCTGCTGGAAGATTTTAAGAGTGAGTGGACGCCGCCCAGCGGCAGCTATCACATGGCGTCGGCGGTGGACCAAGGGCTTCGGGCGATCCCGAGCATTCTCGGGGGAACGGCCGAGCTTGGCCCGCTGGTGAAGTACCTGCA
It includes:
- a CDS encoding thioredoxin family protein, coding for MRLLTIKEVPAFVAAKPAAVLHFDAEWDIAYRPQVRKSMVDAEAALGDQANFAEVDCDANVELARSIPVRSVPLVAYYRHGKLVAAIIGADQNVRERLERLLRGEKID
- the katG gene encoding catalase/peroxidase HPI, whose translation is MSSEAKCPFNHAAPNPAGTTNREWWPKALRVEILHQHSNKSDPMDAGFDYAKEFNSLDLSAVKADLTKLMTESQDWWPADFGHYGGLFIRMAWHSAGTYRTTDGRGGGGRGQQRFAPLNSWPDNVNLDKARRLLWPIKQKYGRKISWADLMILTGNVALESMGFKTFGFAGGRADTWEPDQDVYWGSETKWLGADVRYANGSPGVDKPGGVVQSDDSPQAPMHSRVLEKPLGAAHMGLIYVNPEGPDGTPDPAKSAHDIRETFGRMAMNDEETVALIAGGHTFGKTHGAAPTTHLDNEVEAAGLESQAFGWRNSHGSGRGAHTITSGLEVTWTKNPTQWSNNYFENLFGFEWELTKSPAGAHQWVAKTTEEIIPDAFDPAKKHKPTMLTTDLALRVDPAYEKISRRFLENPDQFADAFARAWFKLTHRDMGPKARYLGPEVPQEDLIWQDPLPAVDHQPIDDIDAAALKKQILASGLTIPQLVSTAWASASTFRGSDMRGGANGARIRLSPQKDWAVNQPAQLAKVLKTLEGVQKWFNGSATGGKRVSLADLIVLGGNAAVEQAAKDAGPDVTVPFTPGRTDATQDQTEVKSFDDLEPAADGFRNYLSKKATLPAEHLLIDRAQLLTLTAPELTALVGGLRVLNANEGQSQHGVFTKTPGRLTNDFFVNLLDMGTDWKPTTADSALFEGRDRETGAIKWTATRVDLAFGADSRLRALAEVYASADSGKKFTADFVSAWTKVMNLDRFDVKQ
- a CDS encoding type II secretion system protein; the encoded protein is MSHRRKSGFTLVELLVVIGIIALLISVLLPSLNKARQQANLVYCQSNLRQIGQAIMIYGTLSKGRAPWGRVQHVPPASGVGNWVASGRDYSWVDTLSIASLGVKPNPAADQNVQVAAKVFSDVDTTDFSPNIYGTPAYGNHYTGSPRFFGQTAARNPLTSRDFIKPHSLTVKESSSVAIAWDGAQLLHPEWATGSAEVLSNALDGWRITYDHGYLYPKPIDTYFPVNTYGRRIGIAQDGLYSDSALKTNNRDVNNFWSFRIAMRFRHMTNTTANLLFADGHVEARKLGQVTVRDISMNP
- a CDS encoding S8 family serine peptidase, which produces MITVGRTGTLRGQAALAMAVGMVVVAGLAGSAVAQERVRLDAVNDAAVGSGPNILATFNEQAADSINADQVWTGGGLGLNLNGAGVTVGMWDGGSVRASHEDFRTIQSNAGSTRVTNYDPAAIDGHATHVAGTIGAHGYYIAGGVDTRGMANAVAIRSRDFNNDLNEMLADAQNVGLRLSNHSYGFVQGWDSTRDFGGSIGTQYIWYGNRTASGVEDASFGTYGAKSQGIDYILYENPRLLSVWAAGNDRNDEAPSGITSYVAYFPSAPSAGYLAQASGTLGGAGYYHVSTSQYAAPGRDGNGGTGYDSLSSGGQVAKNTLVVGSIIDYTIDPQDGTAVALNAFSSFGPTDDGRLAPHVVANGDGVISTSNESDVAYAISSGTSMAAPGVTGAAALLLQHQRNLRPAGALDPLSSTQKALLVHTATDVVGGGAQVGPDYASGYGLVNTARAASFLTEAMSKPELTRDDHLVESTLSQSEVFSITGLQLTGSEFRATLAWTDLEAQFTQSGLDDASRVLVNDLDLWVTDADGNTYYPWTLNGASPSAAAVQTGRNSLDNLEQVWFDASLLTGSIFSLHVGHTGNLFFAPGSGIFGTQDFSLLFSGVTAVPEPSSLVLVGLGVATLLRRRRQG
- a CDS encoding phosphotransferase; the protein is MTQPTASASQSGPSGTGAGPKAGTRDTFGGEELACVMSHFDLGIIESIVEFPRGSRKAPKLLIVAEHGKFLLKRRARGKDDPFKVAFCHALQLYLASKQFPLPHLLGTKNDNNSMLQWRNAVYEMFEYIPGQGYPQTLESTFDSGKILGLYHKLLEDFKSEWTPPSGSYHMASAVDQGLRAIPSILGGTAELGPLVKYLQDSYSHAAKMVEELGIESWPKQIVHADWHPGNMLFRDNRVVAVIDYDSARLLPRIIDVANGALQFSIIGGDEDVSKWPEYADEARYKRYLRGYDEVLLLSQAEIRAVPWLMIEALIAEAVFPIAATGNFGRMEGTAFLQMVQRKVYWLQREANRLVEMAEG